One Lachancea thermotolerans CBS 6340 chromosome F complete sequence DNA window includes the following coding sequences:
- a CDS encoding bifunctional triacylglycerol lipase/ester hydrolase (similar to uniprot|Q06522 Saccharomyces cerevisiae YPR147C Hypothetical ORF): MKIEASFVGGEPSSILHLKSGVSSLGSDACLFVFIPGNPGLIEYYVPFLQQVHEKNPDWEILGISHAGMNSCNDIACPVYTLQEQINHKVDVINSYAQGNKKITIMGHSVGAFIAQKVVTSGLLNDEVARVGLLTPTVIDIHKSEKGLKLTAITERFPRFHQLVSALDWIAFEKLFPDFLTSWIISHFADDPKTCLGAATRLLLTNSRFVKQALGLATEEMQVIRSDWEYQKDFLHYCETKGAKIWWLFSDNDHWVSSETRKDLIQFYERHSSPELVSIDVSTAIEHAFVRRHAQVVVQHYF, from the coding sequence ATGAAGATCGAAGCCAGCTTCGTCGGTGGAGAACCAAGCTCTATACTTCATTTGAAATCGGGGGTGAGCAGCCTTGGTAGCGATGCGTGCCTTTTCGTGTTCATACCGGGAAATCCTGGTTTGATTGAGTATTATGTCCCGTTCTTACAGCAAGTTCACGAAAAAAATCCGGACTGGGAGATTCTTGGGATATCTCATGCCGGAATGAATTCATGCAACGATATAGCTTGCCCGGTTTACACTCTTCAAGAGCAAATCAACCACAAAGTTGATGTTATAAACAGCTATGCACAGGGAAATAAGAAAATTACTATAATGGGACACTCGGTAGGCGCTTTTATAGCCCAAAAAGTTGTTACTTCGGGGCTCTTGAATGACGAGGTAGCACGAGTAGGCCTTCTTACGCCAACTGTAATTGATATTCACAAAAGCGAGAAGGGATTGAAGCTTACAGCCATCACGGAGCGTTTCCCACGCTTCCATCAACTTGTCTCAGCACTCGACTGGATAGcatttgaaaagcttttccCTGACTTCTTAACTAGCTGGATTATTTCGCACTTCGCGGATGATCCGAAGACCTGCTTGGGAGCAGCAACGCGCCTCTTACTGACGAACTCAAGATTTGTTAAGCAAGCCTTGGGCCTCGCGACAGAGGAGATGCAAGTCATTCGCAGCGACTGGGAGTACCAAAAAGACTTTTTACACTACTGCGAGACCAAAGGTGCCAAGATTTGGTGGCTTTTTAGTGATAATGACCACTGGGTAAGCAGCGAAACGCGTAAAGATTTAATTCAGTTTTACGAACGGCACAGCAGCCCAGAATTGGTCAGCATAGATGTCTCAACCGCAATTGAGCATGCCTTTGTTAGAAGGCATGCTCAGGTTGTAGTTCAGCACTATTTTTGA
- the SYF2 gene encoding Syf2p (weakly similar to uniprot|P53277 Saccharomyces cerevisiae YGR129W SYF2 SYnthetic lethal with cdcForty (putative) involved in pre-mRNA splicing) → MDLNKYADRLKNLKRKGVSLSVKNKQQILQEEKQTSARAKPAVYSMKTEEAPSSETTEESKEAKLLQYSMKDFEQWQDKERRKSQKSSDVAKYQDLAKFTYDKEVQQLRKNYTNKVEKPKKVSINKKGKIVVKDDPHLVGSLADSLNKTANERYARIEKKIHRQMVSDTPGGFINEKNKQFNDKIERQTKKREEN, encoded by the coding sequence ATGGATCTCAATAAATATGCAGATCGGTTGAAAAACCTAAAGCGTAAGGGCGTCAGCCTTTCTGTGAAGAACAAACAACAAATATTGCAAGAGGAGAAGCAGACGAGTGCCCGAGCGAAGCCTGCAGTATATAGTATGAAAACCGAGGAGGCACCAAGCAGCGAAACGACCGAAGAGTCCAAAGAGGCGAAGCTGCTTCAGTACTCAATGAAAGACTTCGAGCAATGGCAAGACAAAGAAAGGAGAAAATCTCAAAAGTCATCCGATGTAGCCAAATATCAAGACCTGGCCAAGTTCACGTATGACAAAGAAGTTCAGCAGTTACGCAAAAACTACACAAACAAGGTTgagaagcccaaaaaaGTCAGCATAAATAAGAAAGGGAAAATTGTTGTCAAAGACGATCCGCACCTTGTCGGAAGTCTGGCCGACTCGTTAAACAAAACAGCGAACGAACGCTATGCTCGCATAGAAAAGAAAATACACAGACAGATGGTGAGTGACACACCAGGTGGGTTCATAAATGAGAAGAACAAGCAGTTCAACGATAAGATTGAACGTCAAACGAAGAAGCGCGAGGAAAATTAA
- a CDS encoding asparagine synthetase B (highly similar to uniprot|P49089 Saccharomyces cerevisiae YPR145W ASN1 Asparagine synthetase isozyme of Asn2p catalyzes the synthesis of L-asparagine from L-aspartate in the asparagine biosynthetic pathway), whose protein sequence is MCGIFTCFRHQSVEEFKPDALRLVKRIRHRGPDWSGNIIKNSTLMAHERLAIVGLDSGAQPFVSEDNNYILGVNGEVYNHIQLREEFSSYPFKTLSDCEPIIPLYEKYGIDAPKYLDGMFAWALYDAKKDRIVAARDPIGITTLYMGRDSKSPKTVYFASELKCLTDNCDSIIAFPPGHVYDSETDQITRYFNPDWIDEDRIPSEPLDLLKIRHSLEKAVRKRLMAEVPYGVLLSGGLDSSLIASIAARETEKANSQMDPVKYDSEDKHLAGVDDAGNLRSAGWSHLHSFAIGLPNAPDLQAARKVAKFIGSIHHEHTFTLQEGLDALSDVIYHLETYDVTTIRASTPMFLLSRKIKAQGVKMVLSGEGSDEIFGGYLYFAQAPSAAEFHTESVKRVKNLHLADCLRANKSTMAWGLEARVPFLDREFLQLCMNLDPKEKMINAAEGRIEKYILRKAFDTSDEPGAKPYLPEEILWRQKEQFSDGVGYSWIDGLKDAAEAAISDEQFKQPKAEWGDDIPTTKEAYWYRLKFDALFPQKTAASTVMRWIPKADWGCAEDPSGRYAKIHEQHIDK, encoded by the coding sequence ATGTGTGGTATTTTCACTTGCTTCAGACACCAGTCTGTTGAGGAGTTCAAGCCCGATGCTCTAAGACTGGTCAAGAGAATCAGACATCGTGGCCCAGATTGGTCCGGtaacatcatcaaaaacagcacACTAATGGCTCACGAGAGATTAGCTATCGTCGGCCTGGACTCTGGTGCTCAGCCTTTTGTGTCTGAGGACAACAACTACATCTTGGGTGTCAACGGTGAAGTCTACAACCACATCCAGTTGAGAGAAGAATTCTCTTCTTACCCATTCAAGACACTCTCGGACTGTGAGCCTATCATTCCTCTGTACGAGAAGTACGGCATCGACGCCCCCAAGTACCTCGACGGTATGTTCGCGTGGGCTCTGTATGACGCCAAGAAGGACCGCATCGTCGCTGCCAGAGACCCTATCGGTATCACTACCCTGTACATGGGCAGAGACTCCAAGTCGCCTAAGACTGTGTACTTTGCCTCGGAGCTCAAGTGCTTGACCGACAACTGTGACAGCATCATCGCTTTCCCTCCAGGTCACGTTTACGACTCTGAGACGGACCAGATCACCCGTTACTTCAACCCAGACTGGATCGACGAGGACCGTATTCCATCTGAGCCTCTAGATCTCCTCAAGATCCGCCACTCGTTGGAGAAGGCGGTCAGAAAGAGACTGATGGCCGAGGTTCCTTACGGTGTGCTGTTGTCCGGTGGTCTGGACTCTTCGCTGATTGCGTCTATCGCCGCCAGAGAGACCGAGAAGGCCAACTCCCAAATGGACCCTGTCAAGTACGACTCCGAGGACAAGCATCTGGCAGGTGTGGACGATGCCGGAAACCTGCGCAGTGCCGGCTGGTCGCACTTGCACTCTTTCGCCATCGGTCTACCAAACGCCCCAGACCTGCAAGCCGCGCGCAAGGTCGCGAAGTTCATTGGCTCCATTCACCACGAGCACACTTTCACGCTGCAAGAGGGTCTGGATGCGTTGAGCGACGTCATCTACCACTTGGAGACCTACGACGTGACCACCATCAGAGCATCTACCCCTATGTTCCTGCTATCTAGAAAGATCAAGGCCCAGGGTGTCAAGATGGTGCTGTCCGGTGAAGGTTCAGACGAGATCTTCGGCGGCTACCTGTACTTCGCTCAAGCTCCTTCCGCCGCGGAGTTCCACACCGAGTCTGTCAAGCGTGTCAAGAACCTGCATTTGGCTGACTGTCTGAGAGCCAACAAGTCGACCATGGCTTGGGGTTTGGAAGCGCGTGTGCCTTTCTTGGACCGCGAGTTCCTGCAGCTGTGCATGAACTTGGATCCAAAGGAGAAGATGATCAACGCCGCGGAGGGCCGCATCGAGAAGTACATTCTGAGGAAGGCCTTCGACACATCGGACGAGCCCGGCGCGAAGCCATACCTGCCAGAGGAGATCTTGTGGAGACAAAAGGAGCAGTTCTCCGACGGTGTGGGCTACTCGTGGATCGATGGCCTAAAGGACGCCGCCGAGGCCGCCATCTCCGACGAGCAGTTCAAGCAGCCAAAGGCCGAGTGGGGCGACGACATCCCAACCACCAAGGAGGCCTACTGGTACAGACTCAAGTTCGACGCGCTCTTCCCTCAGAAGACCGCCGCCTCCACGGTGATGAGGTGGATTCCAAAGGCCGACTGGGGCTGCGCCGAGGATCCTTCCGGCAGATACGCCAAGATCCACGAGCAGCACATCGACAAATAA
- a CDS encoding uncharacterized protein (similar to uniprot|P53275 Saccharomyces cerevisiae YGR127W Hypothetical ORF), with product MCILMASVAHPKYSLIAISNRDEFFERKTSNTCLNHDDYILSPLDTALRSNNKPALGTWCGVNRKGRVAVILNLRNKEPAKRIPVKSPISRGSVPMKYLMDRGPSTDWNSFEKFVSKYPQITECEFNMFYGDCIAGEYTCIDSLGYSSEALTANKPNLVLSNDHIDSSSRWPKVQKADILLQELVQSSQHDSEEELIEKCFALASNTEPAEIDNSDKEEFTCSSIFIPPVEIPEKVDVGASLPCGRFYGTRSQIVILVKRHERTISFTERVLHDSDFEVPLHSEKHPKEKLQFNLHVDES from the coding sequence ATGTGCATTTTAATGGCCTCTGTGGCACACCCCAAGTACTCTCTGATTGCTATATCCAACAGAGacgagttttttgaacgGAAAACCTCCAATACATGTTTGAATCATGATGATTACATTTTGTCGCCGCTTGATACAGCTCTCCGAAGCAACAACAAGCCAGCGCTGGGGACATGGTGCGGGGTGAATAGGAAAGGGAGGGTCGCAGTGATACTAAATCTCCGAAACAAAGAGCCAGCAAAGCGGATACCTGTCAAGTCCCCTATTTCCAGAGGAAGTGTGCCCATGAAGTACTTGATGGATAGGGGCCCTTCCACAGATTGGAATagttttgagaaatttgTGTCAAAGTATCCTCAGATAACTGAATGTGAGTTCAATATGTTCTACGGAGACTGCATTGCTGGGGAATACACGTGTATCGATTCGCTAGGCTACAGCTCCGAAGCGCTGACGGCTAACAAACCCAACTTAGTGCTGTCAAATGACCACATAGATTCGAGTTCTAGGTGGCCAAAGGTTCAGAAGGCAGATATCTTGCTACAGGAATTAGTGCAGAGCTCACAACAtgactctgaagaagaattaATTGAGAAGTGTTTCGCACTAGCCTCCAACACGGAGCCTGCAGAGATCGACAATTCAGACAAGGAAGAATTCACCTGTTCTAGTATCTTCATACCGCCAGTGGAGATTCCTGAGAAAGTTGATGTCGGCGCGTCGCTTCCTTGCGGCAGATTCTACGGAACTCGCTCTCAAATAGTAATCTTGGTAAAGCGTCATGAAAGGACTATATCATTTACAGAGCGGGTCTTGCATGATTCGGATTTTGAAGTGCCCTTGCATTCAGAAAAGCATCCTAAGGAGAAATTGCAGTTCAATTTGCATGTTGATGAATCCTGA
- a CDS encoding KLTH0F14652p (no similarity), which translates to MGLELGTYMAFLARDAVGKARHCMDGAFRVVRDSGKCIGLGRQEQAVPHHVGIVNSRRTVVTRRGDSLQRSHSTYSPRSSPGAAVRPNFGDSEGGPRAAAHVRFPSSISVSASTPASAAAASIPCNAMVDPADPFVLTVRVTT; encoded by the coding sequence ATGGGACTGGAGTTGGGTACATACATGGCGTTTCTGGCGCGCGACGCAGTGGGAAAGGCGCGCCACTGCATGGACGGCGCGTTCCGCGTGGTGCGCGACTCAGGAAAGTGCATCGGACTGGGGCGGCAAGAGCAAGCGGTGCCTCATCACGTGGGCATCGTCAACTCGCGGCGTACGGTGGTCACGCGGCGCGGCGACAGCCTGCAGCGCTCGCACAGCACGTACAGCCCACGGAGCAGTCCGGGGGCCGCAGTACGGCCGAACTTCGGGGATAGCGAAGGAGGCCCACGCGCTGCGGCGCATGTCCGATTCCCGTCGTCGATTTCGGTGTCCGCGTCCACGCCCGCCTCCGCGGCAGCGGCGTCGATTCCGTGCAACGCGATGGTGGACCCTGCGGACCCGTTTGTGCTGACGGTGCGGGTCACCACGTGA
- the UTP8 gene encoding Utp8p (similar to uniprot|P53276 Saccharomyces cerevisiae YGR128C UTP8 Nucleolar protein required for export of tRNAs from the nucleus also copurifies with the small subunit (SSU) processome containing the U3 snoRNA that is involved in processing of pre-18S rRNA), producing MPSISQPFRLTALPKIASLNNYATQGNYLQVADTLTPTTNNINVGVSGSAVSQYIINPTPKLVYNQPISSTNVVSACAVAEITTTSEKDSQEVICYGIQSNRVYSLCATIKPVSSTASDSSFGETYAAHKVSVSDQIVNLKVFPDTKSIVAVLRSGLIQFFDFELKLQHSLDSSYKNVSYVQHFTSESGQRYTFLLSDIDGHKVSFKLFEIGQSDSATPATELSSVILENMCLKDSQIFYQFGQVYRLHGNAVSIYNLPHFQHSRTIELPFLAPESIISFKPISTNRALLTSDNKIFLLDLLHNAILSQREMGHVKIFQLLETAVIPGNSTLNNKTIALGVSIKHGSNPSSSLDIINIDVGTGTLRDSMGKGFMSRENKSQHLQPLISTLNDTEAAEFNYDRILKELSKAADNIENFDSVFFKRLGIKNNYYTDSDRFVNDREFLEDVSTLIFKSFKSEYPKALTYLLTNPLFPVSHTHNLLQKLKDHPRLFKQAIVTCPNLLLDELVQELFTVINDELCLDLSLRILQDFNKDSIKEAIKQKSKIDVNNFINFVISENFEEDRIKNKPRLFQLLSLVLDSVGLFALENEMLEKLTKYIDQQLSVVKENVELYNLVEEKNFKNGFGQPLGDTSTSGEPVITAYSIEQLEL from the coding sequence ATGCCGTCGATCTCCCAGCCATTTAGGCTTACCGCACTTCCCAAAATCGCGTCGCTGAATAATTATGCTACCCAAGGAAACTACTTGCAAGTGGCAGACACTCTAACTCCTACAACAAACAACATCAACGTTGGTGTGTCCGGCTCGGCAGTCTCCCAATATATCATAAATCCCACGCCCAAATTGGTTTACAACCAGCCTATCTCATCCACTAATGTCGTGAGCGCATGCGCTGTTGCAGAAATCACGACGACCAGTGAAAAAGATTCGCAAGAGGTGATTTGTTATGGCATTCAGAGCAACAGAGTCTATTCTTTGTGTGCAACGATCAAGCCTGTTTCTTCCACAGCGTCCGATTCCAGCTTCGGCGAAACATACGCGGCTCACAAGGTGTCTGTTAGTGACCAGATTGTTAATCTGAAGGTGTTTCCTGACACGAAATCTATTGTGGCGGTTCTTCGAAGCGGGCTTATCCAGTTTTTCGACTTCGAATTGAAATTGCAACACTCTCTTGATTCTTCTTACAAAAATGTCAGCTATGTGCAGCACTTCACTAGCGAATCAGGCCAAAGGTATACGTTCCTATTAAGCGATATCGACGGCCATAAAGTTTCattcaaacttttcgaaATTGGCCAATCTGATTCCGCCACCCCTGCCACAGAACTGAGCTCTGTGATTCTGGAAAACATGTGCCTGAAGGACTCGCAGATTTTCTACCAATTCGGGCAGGTTTATAGGCTGCACGGCAATGCAGTGAGCATTTATAACTTGCCACACTTTCAGCATTCTCGCACAATCGAACTGCCATTCCTCGCACCTGAGAGCATAATATCATTCAAGCCAATTTCCACAAACAGGGCTCTTTTGACCTCTGACAACAAAATATTTCTACTCGATCTACTGCATAATGCTATTTTGAGTCAAAGAGAGATGGGGCATGTTAAAATCTTTCAATTGCTGGAAACTGCTGTCATTCCTGGAAATTCGACATTGAATAATAAAACTATCGCCCTTGGGGTCTCTATTAAACATGGGTCGAATCCCTCTAGCTCACTGGACATCATCAATATTGATGTAGGCACTGGTACTCTAAGAGACTCTATGGGCAAAGGCTTCATGAGCCGAGAAAATAAATCTCAGCATCTTCAGCCGCTGATCAGCACTCTGAATGACACTGAGGCTGCTGAATTCAATTACGATCGTATTTTAAAGGAACTTTCGAAAGCTGCCGATAACATTGAGAATTTTGACTCcgtattcttcaaaagactAGGCATTAAAAACAACTATTATACGGATTCTGACAGATTTGTGAATGACAGAGAGTTTTTAGAGGATGTGTCGACcctcattttcaaaagcttcaagtcagAATATCCAAAAGCGCTAACTTACCTCCTGACTAATCCCTTGTTCCCGGTGTCGCACACACACAacttgcttcaaaagctgaaagatCATCCAAGACTATTTAAGCAAGCCATTGTCACTTGTCCTAATTTGCTCTTGGATGAACTAGTGCAAGAACTCTTCACAGTGATAAACGATGAATTGTGCCTGGACCTGTCTTTGCGCATTCTTCAggacttcaacaaagaCTCTATCAAGGAGGCtatcaaacaaaagagcAAGATCGATGTCAACAATTTTATAAACTTTGTTATCAGTGaaaatttcgaagaagatagaatcaaaaacaagccaCGCCTTTTCCAACTGCTCAGCTTGGTGCTAGACTCTGTGGGACTTTTCGCCTTGGAAAATGAAATGTTGGAGAAACTGACCAAATACATTGACCAACAGCTTTCTGTTGTTAAAGAGAATGTGGAGCTATACAATTTGGTcgaagaaaagaacttcaagaatgGCTTCGGCCAACCACTGGGCGATACTTCTACGTCAGGAGAACCGGTGATCACAGCATATAGTATAGAGCAACTGGAGCTATAG
- a CDS encoding uncharacterized protein (weakly similar to uniprot|P53274 Saccharomyces cerevisiae YGR126W Hypothetical ORF), whose translation MCSNRNDGDEASSELELSSLSSSDSFEPRAFEGPPSEIKSLEPEGSVQASPSIDSKDFHRVKSNGTLRKQDSNAIEQIMTHNATEGRSETVESLKKNGLNLQKKAIPDINNPAANYKNCAFPEEYQMETDTGLVKAQTLHGLNRLESRTSGRSGASQKKSIRTANSTTNSDLASANNTINGLDGEKLRRAVEKNQKKIDKYQKHKSSGGLRRFLGKIFD comes from the coding sequence ATGTGCTCCAACAGAAATGACGGGGACGAAGCGAGCTCGGAGCTCGAGCTCTCCTCCTTGTCATCATCAGATTCATTTGAACCAAGGGCATTTGAGGGGCCCCCATCGGAAATCAAATCCCTTGAACCCGAAGGGTCCGTCCAGGCGTCTCCTTCGATTGATAGCAAGGACTTCCATCGCGTGAAAAGTAACGGCACGCTAAGGAAGCAAGACTCCAATGCCATTGAACAGATCATGACACATAATGCAACCGAGGGCCGTTCGGAAACAGTCGAGTCTCTTAAGAAGAACGGTCTgaaccttcaaaagaaagccaTCCCTGACATCAATAACCCTGCTGCCAACTACAAGAACTGTGCGTTTCCGGAAGAGTACCAGATGGAAACTGACACAGGTCTTGTCAAAGCACAAACGTTGCACGGACTTAACCGGCTGGAAAGTCGAACATCCGGCCGCAGTGGCGCATCTCAGAAAAAATCAATAAGAACTGCTAATTCAACTACAAATTCCGATTTGGCTAGTGCCAACAATACTATCAATGGTCTCGATGGCGAGAAGCTAAGAAGAGCTGTTGAGAAGAatcagaagaagatagACAAGTATCAGAAGCACAAATCTTCCGGCGGGTTACGCAGGTTTCTCGGCAAGATTTTCGACTGA
- the VSB1 gene encoding Vsb1p (similar to uniprot|P53273 Saccharomyces cerevisiae YGR125W Hypothetical ORF), with product MGFSRPRNKHSLSEAISVSLGLQSQPGSETDTLSVPRGNPFSNGADGSPHYYLGRSYVANLSPPPLAIKERFSGDPTSSSRPEQSQSIHQSLSLRRQTAALSNEFDGTFEFEDQLEDLAENGNTAVPDESVMAGSAISPTSSGPEPSVLDNTDVSNLLLPPNTQRDLEYGSIDEFDHQYVSLQSQRAGSNSRAIDPNASMRDKTLFTFRRLGNYVPAVILGLLLNILDALSYGMIIFPITEPLFSHLGPSGLSMFYMSSVVSQLVYSCGFSAFGNAVGSEMIEITPFYHSMAASIMASMPGEKDRVLTTTIVCYAMSSIMTGLVFFLLGRLKLGKIVGFFPRHILIGCIGGVGYFLVITGFEVTTRASKFEYSFEFLSSLLTDPEILGKWGLPALMAVLLVVIQRACKNSLVLPTFYIAALLLFHFIVALIPSLSLHSLRDSGWVFPATTTTEHWFDFYKLYNFKLVSWPLVLKQVPTMLALTFFGILHVPINVPALAMSIGLDKLDVDKELIAHGYSNFLSGMIGSVQNYLVYTNSLLFIKAGADDSLAGLMLAAATFGIMVIGPVIVAYIPVCIVGSLIFLLGYELLKEALVDTWGKLNNFEYATVVAIVFTMGAFDFVLGIIVGILIACFSFLVDSTKLQTINGEFDGQVARSTVRRDYIQTQFLNKIGEQIHVLKLQNLLFFGTIISIEEKIDKLLELSDKDASKKRIKYLILDFKNINADNIDYSAAEGFNRIKRFTFSKRIHLIISSIKTTDRIYRAFNKVGTLDGVELFDDLNSALEWCENEFLRQFRDLRNKTKLKAVRKQERQLSKGALPFNTPRNNHFVSVAQKLFTDEQSMPHLKTHYKEKTPVLHLLLSALQRYRPEIMSPEKPVKETEEKMWSELGKFFFKRRLAAQSLLPHKNNIFLVVESGMVKVTYNLRQGQLYEILSGKTCYGRITAPNSSEVPISSVEIKMETDCALWILDEANLAKLKKENLALYTELLLVTLCMNQDRLKELLGHCLVSS from the coding sequence ATGGGTTTTAGCAGGCCTAGGAACAAACATTCATTATCAGAGGCAATCTCGGTCTCGCTAGGACTACAATCGCAGCCTGGCTCCGAGACCGACACGTTGTCTGTCCCGCGCGGAAATCCTTTTTCGAACGGCGCAGACGGGTCGCCGCACTACTACCTGGGCCGCTCGTACGTCGCCAACCTttcgccgccgccgctcGCGATCAAAGAGCGTTTTTCGGGAGACCCCACGTCGTCGTCCCGGCCCGAGCAGTCGCAGTCGATCCACCAGTCCCTGAGCCTGCGCCGGCAGACGGCCGCGCTGTCCAACGAGTTCGACGGGACCTTCGAATTCGAGGACCAGCTGGAAGACCTTGCCGAGAACGGCAACACCGCCGTCCCGGACGAGTCCGTTATGGCCGGATCCGCCATATCTCCCACGAGCAGCGGGCCCGAGCCCTCTGTTCTCGATAACACCGACGTGTCCAACCTTCTGCTGCCACCAAACACCCAGCGGGACCTGGAGTACGGCTCGATAGACGAATTCGACCACCAGTACGTCTCGCTGCAGTCGCAGCGCGCCGGCTCGAACTCGCGGGCGATAGACCCCAACGCCTCTATGCGCGACAAGACGCTTTTCACGTTTCGCCGCCTGGGTAACTATGTTCCTGCGGTGATTCTTGGGCTTTTGCTTAATATTCTCGACGCCTTATCCTACGGAATGATTATTTTCCCAATCACCGAGCCTCTGTTTTCACACCTGGGCCCCAGCGGTCTGTCTATGTTCTACATGTCGAGTGTTGTATCTCAGCTCGTGTACTCTTGTGGCTTCTCTGCATTCGGCAACGCTGTCGGTAGCGAAATGATCGAGATCACGCCGTTCTATCACTCGATGGCCGCCTCGATCATGGCCAGCATGCCCGGCGAGAAAGATCGTGTTTTGACCACCACCATTGTGTGCTACGCAATGAGTTCGATAATGACAGGGCTCGTGTTTTTTCTGCTAGGTCGCTTGAAGTTGGGAAAAATTGTCGGATTCTTTCCACGCCATATCTTAATCGGATGCATTGGCGGTGTGGGGTACTTTCTAGTGATCACAGGGTTTGAGGTCACCACTCGCGCCTCAAAATTCGAATATTCATTTGAATTTTTATCTAGTCTTTTGACGGATCCTGAGATCTTAGGAAAATGGGGACTCCCAGCTTTAATGGCGGTGCTGCTCGTTGTTATCCAGCGCGCCTGCAAAAATTCCTTGGTTTTGCCCACCTTTTACATCGCTGCATTGTTGCTTTTCCACTTTATAGTGGCCTTAATTCCCAGTCTTTCGCTTCATTCCCTACGTGATTCAGGCTGGGTCTTCCCTGCCACCACCACGACGGAGCACTGGTTTGATTTTTACAAGCTTTACAATTTCAAGCTAGTGAGCTGGCCTCTAGTGCTCAAGCAGGTGCCAACAATGCTAGCGCTGACCTTCTTTGGCATCCTTCATGTTCCAATCAATGTCCCAGCTTTGGCGATGTCTATTGGGCTCGACAAATTAGACGTCGACAAAGAACTGATTGCGCACGGCTACTCGAATTTCTTGTCTGGAATGATTGGCTCAGTTCAAAACTACCTTGTTTACACCAACagtcttcttttcatcaaggCTGGCGCTGACGACTCTCTTGCTGGTTTGATGCTGGCTGCTGCAACTTTTGGTATCATGGTGATCGGGCCTGTTATTGTTGCTTACATCCCAGTCTGTATTGTGGGCTCACTAATCTTCCTTTTGGGTTATGAACTGCTGAAAGAAGCCCTTGTTGACACATGGGGAaagctgaacaacttcGAATACGCAACTGTTGTTGCAATCGTTTTTACCATGGGAGCATTCGATTTTGTGCTTGGTATCATAGTAGGTATTTTGATTGCctgtttctcttttctcGTTGACAGCACAAAATTGCAAACCATAAATGGAGAATTCGACGGGCAAGTTGCACGGAGTACTGTTCGCAGGGACTACATCCAGACtcaatttttgaacaaaatcGGAGAACAAATCCACGTTTTGAAATTGCAGAACTTGCTGTTTTTTGGAACAATCATCTCAATTGAAGAGAAAATTGATAAACTCTTGGAGCTCAGTGACAAAGACGCTTCTAAAAAGAGGATCAAATACTTAATAttggacttcaaaaatatcaatGCCGATAACATTGATTATTCAGCCGCAGAGGGTTTCAACAGGATCAAGAGGTTtaccttttcaaagaggaTACATCTAATCATTTCTTCCATCAAAACGACCGATCGGATTTATCGTgccttcaacaaagtcGGCACATTGGACGGCgttgaactctttgacGATCTCAACAGTGCTCTTGAATGGTGCGAAAATGAGTTCCTGCGCCAGTTTAGGGACCTGcgcaacaaaacaaagctcAAGGCTGTCAGGAAACAAGAAAGGCAACTCAGTAAAGGCGCTTTACCTTTTAATACCCCTCGGAATAACCACTTCGTATCTGTGGCTCAGAAGCTGTTTACTGACGAGCAGTCCATGCCGCACCTCAAGACCCATTACAAGGAAAAAACTCCAGTCTTGCATCTGCTCTTGTCGGCCCTACAGAGGTACCGCCCTGAAATAATGTCACCTGAAAAACCTGTGAAGGAAACTGAGGAGAAAATGTGGTCAGAGCTTGGaaagtttttcttcaaaaggagACTTGCCGCCCAGTCACTTTTGCCacacaaaaacaatatcTTCCTAGTAGTCGAAAGTGGCATGGTCAAGGTCACTTACAACCTGCGCCAAGGCCAGCTCTACGAAATTCTTTCCGGAAAAACCTGCTATGGGAGAATAACTGCGCCAAATTCCAGCGAAGTCCCAATATCCTCTGTTGAGATCAAGATGGAAACCGACTGCGCGCTATGGATCCTCGACGAAGCTAACCTTGCTAAGCTTAAGAAGGAGAATCTAGCACTGTACACAGAGCTTTTACTTGTGACTCTCTGCATGAACCAAGACCGCCTGAAGGAACTCTTGGGCCATTGCCTAGTTAGCAGCTAA